In Zunongwangia sp. HGR-M22, the sequence TTTAGAAGATTGAGATATAATTTCGCTGATTTTGGCCGGAATTTGATGCTTCTCTGGAAAAACATGAGCTTTGAAATCGAGCGGAAAACCCATTTCCGCAAAAACATCTGCATAGCGCTGATGGGTGCTTTTCAACTCCCTAAAAAGCTTGTGATCTTCGCGGGTTAGTTTCTTTTTTTCAGATCTTCCTTTATCAATTTGTTTCACGGGAATTCCAAAAAGGTAAAAAACCGACTTAAGCACATTACTACGCAACACATTGTGAAGATCGGCTACCATTTCAATTTCATGATTTCTTAACTCGCGCGCTAATCGTCCCAATCCCATTACACCGTTATGCTCGCCCTTCACGTCGGCTTCATAAATTTCTACATTTGGAATTCCTTTAAACATAGGCGCGAAAAATGGCCTGGTAAGAAAAGTAATTTTACAATTAGGATAGGTGGACATAAAGGTCCTAATCACCGGAACCGTCATGGCTACGTCGCCCATCGCCGATAAACGAATAGCAAGAATATGAGCACTTTTCTCTCTATTCACTTTTGGAATATGTTGATTTTTAGTGCTCATATTTCTTTTATTTGTTTCTAAGAACCGGGTTTAACTCGTCATCATTATACATCTTCATCTGCTTATAGACTTTCATGTATTTATCTCCGCTTTCAATATCTTTTAAAAACTGATCGATTGCTGAAGAAAGATCTACTCGTTGCTCTAATAAAACATCTAATTTCGCCTGGCATTTTTCTTTATGATCGGTAGATGCATCTTCTCGAGTTGCTTCTTCGTGCATATGATAGATTTTAAGCGCAAGAATCGACAATCTGTCTACACCCCAAGCCGGACTTTCGGTATTGATTGTCGCATTGTCTTTTGGCTCAACTGCTTTATATTTTTCAAGAAAATAGCTATCGATATATTCTACGGTATCGGTACGATCCTGGTTAGAAGCATCAATAAGTCGTTTCAATTTTAAACCAGCTATAGGATCGATATTTGGATCTCTTACAATGTCTTCGTAATGCCACTGTACCGTGTCTATCCAACATTTTCTATAAAGAAGGTGCTCGATAAGTTGTGCTTCGCTATCGTAAGGATTTGTAAAAGGCTGATCTACATTATCCAATTCATGATATTTTTCAATCACTTCCTGAAAGATCTTATTCGCTTTATCTGTAAACATTATGTTGATTTTTTAAAAAGAACTAGTTTAAAACACCTATAAAACTTTAAAATTGAAATATTAGGCGTTTTTATTGAATATTTAAAAACTGAAGAGCAAAGATATTATAAAATCTATGACTCTAAAACGTAATCTATATGCTATTAATCCTGAATGAATAACACACCAAAGGGCATTAAAATTAGAATAATCAATAAAATCTCCCTAAAAATCTTATCTCTACCGTTATCAAAGTAATTAGAAACAATAATACTAAGCGGTATAAAGAAAAAGATCAATTCGCTACCATTCTTACTAGGAGCCAAAACACCAACGGCAATTCCTATAATTAGGGTAAATAAAATTAGATTTAAAGAAGGTCTTAGACTCACACCGGCTTTCTGGATTATAGAAAAATAATAAACAAGCGACCATACAGTAAGTGCAAGAATAATACTAATAGGCGTTAGGAATTTAAATGACTGGTAATTAGAAAAATTGAAATTATAATCCTGATACCAATTAGAAAATAAATAGAACTGATCTTTTACCAAAAGATTAATCGAACAATAAATCATATACACACATACTGCTGATACTATAGGAATTAACCAGTTTTTTGGTCTTGGGCTATAAATTACAATACCTCCAAAAACAATTAATAAGAATAAAATCGACCAGAAATAAAAGAGGGAAGCAATACAAATCCATAAAGCTGCATCAAATATCTTTTTCTGAACAGAAATTTGTGACTTAAGACTAATAATACGCCTTAATGCCATTAAAATTAGAGTTGCTGAAATGATAATATTATAATCTTTAAGCAAAGAAAGAAAGGAAGCGCAAAAGACAGAAAATAGCAGCACCTTATACGCGCTTCGTTGTGTTAAATCATTCTTTTTGGCCACAAAATTCAGCAAAAAAAGAGAAAACATTAAGCACAAGAAAACGCTTAAAATCTTAAAAAACTTAAAGATCTCGAAGTCTAAAAACCAGTTCTGAAAATTTGCTGATATGAAAAATCCAGAAAGCAATAGGATAACAAGAGCAATATTTATTGGTTTTGATTTGGAGAAAAAGCTTGTTAGCATTGCTCTTTTTTCTATTTTTGTAGTGTTAAACTAACAATGTTAAACGATGAATGAATTTTTTAATGGAATCTCATGGCTGTTTGAAGAAGTTCTTCTTAAGCCACTAGATTGGTTACGTTCTCTGGAACTAGACACCTGGTGGGGTGCTAACGCCATCAACTTTGTATTTATTATCATTGGAATGATCGCATTTGCCTACTGGTGTAAGCAACTAAAAATATTCCAAGATGCTGATGACGAAAACACAAGATCTAAACCTTATTTAGGTTAATCTAAGTCGAAGCCTAGATCTTTTCTAAAATACATCTTATCAAATTGTAGTTTCTCTACATTTTGGTAAGATTTTTTTAGTGCCTGTTCGTAATCTTCTCCAAACGCGGTTACTGCAATTACTCGCCCTCCATTGGTAACTACTTTACCGTCTTTTAATGTAGTTCCTGCATGAAAAACAATTGCATCTTCTACATTCTCTATACCGGTAATTTCTTTTCCTTTTTCGTAAGCTTCAGGATAGCCTCCAGAAACCAACATTACAGTTGTAGCTGCTCTGTCATCTATTTCTAAGTTTACCTCATCAAGTCTTCCCTGTGCTGCTTTTGTCAATACTTCAACCAAATCTGATTTTACTCTTGGTAAAACCACTTCGGTTTCGGGATCACCCATTCTCACATTGTACTCGATCACATAAGGTTCTTCACCCACTTTAATTAAACCAATAAAAATAAATCCTTTGTAATCTATATTTTCTTCAGCAAGACCATCTACCGTAGGTTTTACGATACGATCTTCGATTTTCTGCATAAATTCTTCATTGGCAAACGGCACTGGCGAGATTGCTCCCATTCCTCCAGTATTTAAACCAGTATCGCCTTCACCAATTCGTTTGTAATCTTTTGCTGTTGGTAAAATTTTGTAGTTTTTACCGTCTGTCAAAACAAATACACTCAGCTCGATACCATCCAAAAATTCTTCGATCACTACTTTTGCGCTGGCTTCACCAAACTTTTGGTTCTTCAGCATATTTTCCAATTCGGCTTTAGCTTCAGCAAGATTGTTGAGAATTAACACGCCTTTCCCGGCAGCTAAACCATCGGCTTTAAGCACATAAGGAGGCTTTAAAGTTTCTAAAAAGGTTTTTCCCGCTTCTAAACTTTCTATCGTAAAACTCTCGTAAGCAGCAGTAGGAATTTTATGTATTAGCATAAATTCTTTAGCTCGCTCTTTGCTTCCTTCTAAGAGTGCTCCTCGTTTAGAAGGACCTACAATTAATAGTTCTTTTAATTCTGTATCTTGCCTACAAAAATCAGTAATTCCCTTAACTAGTGGATCTTCTGGTCCTACCACCAGCATTTCGATATTTTTTTCAAGAATAAAATCTTTAATACCGGAAAAATCTCCTACATTTAGGCTTATATTTTCCCCAACTTTTGAAGTTCCGGCGTTTCCGGGAGCTATGTATAGTTTATCGCATTTTGGACTTTGTGCAATTTTGTAAGCAAAAGTATGCTCTCTACCACCTGAACCTAGTATTAAGATTTTCATTTTTTATATATTTTGGTCTTCAAAAATAATTGTTTGTAAATTGAAGCGCCAATAAAATCAAAGAAAAAAACACTGATAAGTTTTGGACTGGTTTAAACTTTCGCTTCAATTCAATAAATTCCCTGTTAATCGGGCGCGCAAGATACTTGATGATATTCAAAAAATTCCTGAAGAAGACTATCAAAACTTTGTAGAAAAGAAAAAGCGTGAAATTGTTGAATTTCATCTTAGAAACAATAATTTCTATAAAGATTTTATCGGAGATCGGTCAATAGAAAATTGGGAGGATATCCCGGTAATGACGAAGAAAGATCTTCAAATACCTCTTAACAACAGACTTAGCAAAGGATTTAATTTAAAAAACACATATATAGGAAAAACTTCGGGCAGTAGTGGACATCCCTTTACTTTTGCTAAAGACAGGTTATGCCATGCTATGGCGTGGGAAGGTTTTAACGATCATTATAACTGGCACGGGATTGATTTGAACAAATCGCTACAAGCAAGGTTTTATGGTATCCCGTTAGATTTTTATGGTAATCTGCAAGAACGCATAAAAGATAGAATAAGTTTAAGGCGTCGCTTTACCATTTTTGACCTTAGCGATGCAAAATTACAAAGTTTTCTTAACCGTTTTAAAAAGAGCAATTTTAATTATATTAATGGATATACGAGTGCAATCTTATTATTCGCTAAATTTCTACAGAAAAAAGAAATCGTACTTAAGAATATTTGCCCAAGTTTAAAATTATGCATCGTAACTTCTGAGCGATTGTTTGATAAAGACAAAGAAATTATTGAAAAAGCCATTGGCGTTACGGTTATTAATGAATACGGCGCAAGTGAGGTTGGACTTATTGCTTTCGAAAACCAAAAAAGGGAATGGTGTCTAAATTCTAAAGATCTTTATATTGAAATTGTAGATCAAAACAATAAAACTTTGCCTGTTGGACAGGAGGGAAAAGTAATAATTACATCGCTTTACAATAGAGCACATCCTATAATAAGATATGCCATAGGAGATATTGGTATTTTAGATGAGAAAAGCACCACGAAAAAACCAATTTTAAAATCATTAATAGGAAGAACCAGCGATGTAGCAAAACTTGCTAACGGCAAAGTAGTACCAGGACTTACATTTTACTATGTCACAAAAACGATAATCGACGATGCCGGTAGCACCAAAGAATTTGTAATTACCCAAACAGATATTGATACTTTTGAGATTGAATATGTTAGAGAAAATGATTTTGAGGAGGAAGAGATCGCAAAAATAGCCGATGCCGTAGAAAAATATGTAGGAAAAAACCTTAATGTAAACTTTAAACGTAAACACATGCTAAACAGAACTAAAAGTGGCAAATTAAAGCAGTTTACATCTTTAGTCGATTGATACAGTTTGTTTCGATTTAACGAAAAAATGATCTCCCAAAAAGACCAACATCCAATACAGACTTTTCAGTTTTCCAAACCCAAGTACTTCATTATAAATTTTAAAATTGTAAAAAAGCATCGCCAGTTTATTCTCGGATACCGATCCTTTTCTAATTCTGTAGAAAGCTAAAGAATCCTCTATTCCGTGAGCTGTTCCTCCTTTTTCAACAACCACAAGCCACATAGCCCAATCCTGACGCTTTCTAATTTCGGGCAGATATATTTTTCCTATTTTTGCAGCATTATACATTCCGGTAAGATTACCAATGTAATTGCTTCGCATCAGTTTTTGATAATTTACAAATGGTAAGGCTTTAATTTTTTGCTTTAATAATCTACCCTGCTCGTCTATTTTTTCATAACTGCTATAAACAATGTTTACTTTATTCTCTAAGCAGAAATTGAGCTGTTTAGAGAGCTTTTCTCTCTTCCAAAGATCATCTGCATCTAGAAATGCAATAAACTCCCCATTTGCTTCTTTTAACGCCTTGTTACGAGAAAAACCTGCGCCCCTATTTGATTTATTTCTGAAAACTTTAATTCGCTTATCTTTTTCTGAAAAAGCTGAAATTATTTTAAAAGTTTCGTCTTTAGAAAAATCGTCGACAATAATGAGTTCCCAATTTTGGTAATCCTGATTTATTACGGAAGCAATAGATGAAGCGATATAATTATTAGAATTATATGCAGGCATAATTATCGAAACAAGAGGACGCTGCATTTTATCTATTTTCGATTATGCTTACTAAAATCCTTATGTTCTTTCTTTAATAGATCTTCTTTAGATAAATTTTTGAAGTAATTATAAGTAATGCGCATTCCCTCTTCCCTACTCACTGCAGGCTGCCAGCCAAGAATATCCTTTGCCCGTGTAATATCTGGCTGTCTTTGCATTGGATCGTCCTTAGGAAGTTTCTTATAAACTATTTTTTGATCTGTGCCGGTGAGCTTTATAATCTCTTCAGCAAAATCATTAATGGTTAATTCATCTGGATTACCAATATTTACTGGCTGACTGTAATCACTGAGTAATAGTCTATATATTCCTTCAATTTGATCGTCTACATAGCAAAAGGATCTTGTTTGCGTACCATCGCCAAAAACAGTTAAGTTTTCTCCTCTTAAGGATTGCCCAATAAACGCAGGAATAACGCGACCATCATTTAATCGCATTCGCGGGCCATACGTGTTAAATATCCGAACTATTCTTGTTTCTATTCCGTGGAATCTGTGATAAGCCATCGTTAATGATTCCTGAAAACGTTTTGCTTCATCATAAACTCCTCTTGGTCCTATGGTATTTACATTTCCGTAGTAATCTTCAGATTGTGGATGCACCAAAGGATCACCATAAATTTCTGAAGTTGAAGCAATCAAAATTCTAGCGCCTTTCTCTTTGGCTAAACCTAAACAATGATGAGTTCCTAAAGAACCAACCTTTAAAGTTTGAATAGGAATTTTTAGATAATCAATGGGGCTGGCAGGAGATGCAAAGTGCAAAATATAATCTAGTTTGCCCGGCACATGGATAAATTTAGTAACATCATGATTATAAAACTCGAAATTCTCGTTCTTAAAAAGATGCTCGATATTTCGAATATCACCAGTTATCAAATTATCCATTCCTAAAACGCGATAACCTTCTTTAATAAATCTATCGCATAGATGTGATCCCAAGAATCCTGCTGCTCCTGTAATTAATACAGTTTTGCCCATTTATTTTTTATTAATCGATTTTAATCTAATTATTATCAACCTCAAGTTAAGCAGAAGCGCTCTAAGAATTAAAAATTTGCTCTAAAATCTTTTCAGTAATTAAATAGGTTGGTTTAACTCCTGTAGTTCCTAAACCTCCAGATGCTAAAGTGCTACCAGTTTCTAAAGGATTATCTGAAGCATAATAAGCATAACGAACCTGTACATCTTCTGCGATACTTTTTCTAAGCTTACTTGCAGCCTGAATTGCTTTTTGATAATGTACGCCTTCCATTTCTAATCCACTTACATTCCAGGTTGAATCATGGAAAAACTTAAGAATATCTCTATTTTGAAGTGACGTACCCAAAACGGTAATCATGCTACCATCCACAACTTTTATTCCGTGGCCCTCAAGATCATCTTTTTTAAGCTCGTTTTTAAAAGGATAGTTATCTGCTGTACCTTCAAAAATATGTGCCGAGGGAATCATAATATCTCCTTTACCTCCTTCTAAAATACCGGCTTTTCCCATAATAGAAACCGATCTTACATTCATCTTTATTTCTTCTCCATCAAGAATATAAGGCTTTAAAAGCTCGTCCATCGTTTCATAAGCCTGCTCACCAAACGCATAATCCATAACTATAATTACAGGTTTCTCTTCTTCTTTTAAGCTTTTAAAATTTTCGTTTCTAAAGCCTTCTTCAAGCATAGCTGTATCGAATATCTGGACATCGATATTGGTACCGCTTTCATCTTCCAAAAACCTCATTCCGTTGGATAGCGCCATTTTAGATACTTTTTGCCGCACATTCCCGCTAGAAGAATCACTTAGCATTTCGTAAACCTGAAGAATATCTTTTTTCTTGATTTCATTTTTAAGCGCTAAAGGAGCATAAAGCGTATTCATAACACTATGCATGTTCGCACTTATAATATGGATTGGACGTTGCACCAAATCGCTTTCTACCAAACTTTTCTTAATCTTATCTGCCCAAACTTCACCATGAATATGATGGCCTAAACGTTCTCTAAGAATCGGACTAAAAGTGATGATTCTCTTATCATTGTTTACGGTTTCCTCGATCGCTAGTTTTCCCATCCAGTAAATAATATGCAGAAATTGTTCTGGATTATCTCGGGTAGAAAACTTAGGATAAATTGTAGAAACTTCGTAAAACGTTCTTCCTAAAATATTTGCCGCGTGGGTAAGCGCAACTTCACGTTCAGATTTATCAATTTCTTCTTTAGAAAGCACAACAGCTTCAAGTTTTTTCCAATCCCGGGTTACACTCCCGTCCTCATCGATAACTACTCGTCTCATAATTTTATGAGATTCGATGAATAAGAAAGTTAGGTGCGTTAGGATATCATAAATTTCAGATCGTCCTCTGGTTATTTCAATATTCATTTGCTCCTCGTCGATACGGTAGCAATTTCTTCGACGTTTGGGTGGTACAATTGGCTGAAAATGAGAATTTCCATAACCTTCATCGCTGGTAAGGTTAATATAACGACATTGTTCTATACCTAAAGGTAGACGTTCTAATACATATAACAATCCGTTTAATTCAGCTTTATCTTCAGCAACAGAGCCATAAATCTCGGGGCGCAATGCTAATAAACCTTCTCGCAATGTCTCTCCAGAAACACCCATAGGTTTATAAAAACCACGATTAAATAAATGTCTCATAGTAATGTACATACGCTCAATAGCGTTAGTACTTTCCTGTGCTCTTGTTCTACCTTCCAATTTCAAATTCTATAATTTTTTTATTTCTTAATTATCTTTTCTAAAACCTCAGCAATCTTACGATCGTTAGAAAGCCTTGGTAACTTGTTTTGTCCCCCTAATTTGCCTATAGATTTCATATACTCCTGAAAGCCATTTTTCGGGATTTTGGTGACTTTTACTGGCTGCAGAATATTTCCTTCAATTAAATCGAAATAATAGGAATTTTGCTGCTGAAGTGATTGATCTAATGTATCCCGAAATTTTGTAAAATCTTCAGGTTCCTTTTCAAACTCGATAAACCACTCGTGATAAGGCAATTCTCCAGCTGAAGGATTTACTTGTGGTGCAACAGTAAATTCGTTAATTCTAGCTCCTGTATTATCTGAAGCTACCTGCATTGCTTCTTCTACTTCTTTTGCAATTACGTGCTCCCCGAATGCAGAAATATAATGTTTAATTCTTCCCGAAACCATTAATCGATAAGGCTTCAAGCTGGTAAACTGAACCGTATCACCAACATTATAAGCCCATAAACCGGCGGTACTACTAATGATCATTACATAATTTATTCCCAATTCTACTTCACCAATGGTAAGCCTTTCTGGATTTTCATCAAAGAATGCTTCAGCTTTAATAAACTCGTAAAAAATTCCGCTATTAAGCTGAAGTAACATTCCCTTTGCTTTCTGACTATCCTGAAAGGCAAAAAACCCTTCCGAAGCGGGATATAATTCTATACTATCAACTTTTCTGCCTATTAAATTTTCGAATTTCGACCGATAAGGTTCGTAGTTTACTCCACCATAAATAAATAAGTCAAAATTCTTAAAAATATCACCTACTTTTTTACCGGTTTTTTGTTGAAGCTTTTCAAAATACATCTGCACCCAGCTTGGGATTCCGCTAATCACGGTCATATTTAGATTGCGAGTTTCCTCGACAATGGCATCAACTTTAGTTTCCCAATCTTCGATACAATTGGTCTCCCAGCTTGGCATCCTGTTTTTCTGAAGATAACCCGGTACGTAATGCGCAACAATACCCGATAATCTCCCTAATTTTACTCCGTTTTTCTCGGTAAGCTCTGGGCTTCCCTGTAGAAAAATCATTTTACCGTCTACAAACTTCGAATTTCCGGTTTCAGCAATATAACAGAGAATTGCATTTCTCGCCGATTCGATATGCGTAGGCATGCTTTCTTTAGTTATAGGGATATATTTGGCACCGCTGGTTGTCCCAGATGTTTTAGCATAATATAACGGCTTTCCCGGCCACAAAATATCTTCTAGACCATCTACCATCTTATCGACATAATACCGCAAAGCTTCATAATCTCTTACCGGCACATTTTGGACAAAATCTTTATGAGTTTTTATATTCTCAAAATGATGATCTTTACCAAATTCAGTATTTTTCGCTTTTGATATAAGTTCCTGGAAAATTTGCTGCTGAGTCTCGATAGGATTAGAAGACCAAACATCTATTTTCTTTTTTACAGTTTTAGCAAATATTTTAGCAGCAAAAGATTTTAACGACATAAGCTATTCAAAATCAATATAATCGGTTGGGTTTACAGGGTTCCCTTCATTCCATAACTCAAAATGTAAATGAGGCCCTGTGGTATATTCTCCGGTAGATCCGGCGGTGGCAACTACTTCTCCGGCTTTCACAAAATCTCCTTGTTCTTTGGTTAAAGACGCATTGTGTTTATAGACCGAAATTAGACCATAATCATGTTTTATAATAATTACATAACCCGTCTCTGTAGTCCATTCAGAAAATATTACTCTACCTTCTGCAACAGATTTTATAGGTGAATTTCTGGCTACTACCACATCTACGGCATAATGTTTATCTTCTGCATTATAGCCTTCAGATATATTACCTTTAACAGGAGGAAATAGCGAAAAATCTATATTATCTGTTGCTCCCGGTAAAATGTTATACTTATCCTCTAGGGCTACTTCTTCCCTAAGCAAGCTATCGGCTCTTGATGGCGGGATAACTTCAACTTCTGGATTATCTTGAGAGAATTTT encodes:
- a CDS encoding GH3 auxin-responsive promoter family protein, whose protein sequence is MSLKSFAAKIFAKTVKKKIDVWSSNPIETQQQIFQELISKAKNTEFGKDHHFENIKTHKDFVQNVPVRDYEALRYYVDKMVDGLEDILWPGKPLYYAKTSGTTSGAKYIPITKESMPTHIESARNAILCYIAETGNSKFVDGKMIFLQGSPELTEKNGVKLGRLSGIVAHYVPGYLQKNRMPSWETNCIEDWETKVDAIVEETRNLNMTVISGIPSWVQMYFEKLQQKTGKKVGDIFKNFDLFIYGGVNYEPYRSKFENLIGRKVDSIELYPASEGFFAFQDSQKAKGMLLQLNSGIFYEFIKAEAFFDENPERLTIGEVELGINYVMIISSTAGLWAYNVGDTVQFTSLKPYRLMVSGRIKHYISAFGEHVIAKEVEEAMQVASDNTGARINEFTVAPQVNPSAGELPYHEWFIEFEKEPEDFTKFRDTLDQSLQQQNSYYFDLIEGNILQPVKVTKIPKNGFQEYMKSIGKLGGQNKLPRLSNDRKIAEVLEKIIKK
- a CDS encoding DUF6341 family protein, which encodes MNEFFNGISWLFEEVLLKPLDWLRSLELDTWWGANAINFVFIIIGMIAFAYWCKQLKIFQDADDENTRSKPYLG
- a CDS encoding phenylacetate--CoA ligase family protein codes for the protein MDWFKLSLQFNKFPVNRARKILDDIQKIPEEDYQNFVEKKKREIVEFHLRNNNFYKDFIGDRSIENWEDIPVMTKKDLQIPLNNRLSKGFNLKNTYIGKTSGSSGHPFTFAKDRLCHAMAWEGFNDHYNWHGIDLNKSLQARFYGIPLDFYGNLQERIKDRISLRRRFTIFDLSDAKLQSFLNRFKKSNFNYINGYTSAILLFAKFLQKKEIVLKNICPSLKLCIVTSERLFDKDKEIIEKAIGVTVINEYGASEVGLIAFENQKREWCLNSKDLYIEIVDQNNKTLPVGQEGKVIITSLYNRAHPIIRYAIGDIGILDEKSTTKKPILKSLIGRTSDVAKLANGKVVPGLTFYYVTKTIIDDAGSTKEFVITQTDIDTFEIEYVRENDFEEEEIAKIADAVEKYVGKNLNVNFKRKHMLNRTKSGKLKQFTSLVD
- a CDS encoding DUF4254 domain-containing protein; its protein translation is MFTDKANKIFQEVIEKYHELDNVDQPFTNPYDSEAQLIEHLLYRKCWIDTVQWHYEDIVRDPNIDPIAGLKLKRLIDASNQDRTDTVEYIDSYFLEKYKAVEPKDNATINTESPAWGVDRLSILALKIYHMHEEATREDASTDHKEKCQAKLDVLLEQRVDLSSAIDQFLKDIESGDKYMKVYKQMKMYNDDELNPVLRNK
- a CDS encoding DUF6427 family protein, whose protein sequence is MLSGFFISANFQNWFLDFEIFKFFKILSVFLCLMFSLFLLNFVAKKNDLTQRSAYKVLLFSVFCASFLSLLKDYNIIISATLILMALRRIISLKSQISVQKKIFDAALWICIASLFYFWSILFLLIVFGGIVIYSPRPKNWLIPIVSAVCVYMIYCSINLLVKDQFYLFSNWYQDYNFNFSNYQSFKFLTPISIILALTVWSLVYYFSIIQKAGVSLRPSLNLILFTLIIGIAVGVLAPSKNGSELIFFFIPLSIIVSNYFDNGRDKIFREILLIILILMPFGVLFIQD
- a CDS encoding glycosyltransferase family 2 protein; this encodes MQRPLVSIIMPAYNSNNYIASSIASVINQDYQNWELIIVDDFSKDETFKIISAFSEKDKRIKVFRNKSNRGAGFSRNKALKEANGEFIAFLDADDLWKREKLSKQLNFCLENKVNIVYSSYEKIDEQGRLLKQKIKALPFVNYQKLMRSNYIGNLTGMYNAAKIGKIYLPEIRKRQDWAMWLVVVEKGGTAHGIEDSLAFYRIRKGSVSENKLAMLFYNFKIYNEVLGFGKLKSLYWMLVFLGDHFFVKSKQTVSID
- the purD gene encoding phosphoribosylamine--glycine ligase, producing MKILILGSGGREHTFAYKIAQSPKCDKLYIAPGNAGTSKVGENISLNVGDFSGIKDFILEKNIEMLVVGPEDPLVKGITDFCRQDTELKELLIVGPSKRGALLEGSKERAKEFMLIHKIPTAAYESFTIESLEAGKTFLETLKPPYVLKADGLAAGKGVLILNNLAEAKAELENMLKNQKFGEASAKVVIEEFLDGIELSVFVLTDGKNYKILPTAKDYKRIGEGDTGLNTGGMGAISPVPFANEEFMQKIEDRIVKPTVDGLAEENIDYKGFIFIGLIKVGEEPYVIEYNVRMGDPETEVVLPRVKSDLVEVLTKAAQGRLDEVNLEIDDRAATTVMLVSGGYPEAYEKGKEITGIENVEDAIVFHAGTTLKDGKVVTNGGRVIAVTAFGEDYEQALKKSYQNVEKLQFDKMYFRKDLGFDLD
- a CDS encoding UDP-glucuronic acid decarboxylase family protein — its product is MGKTVLITGAAGFLGSHLCDRFIKEGYRVLGMDNLITGDIRNIEHLFKNENFEFYNHDVTKFIHVPGKLDYILHFASPASPIDYLKIPIQTLKVGSLGTHHCLGLAKEKGARILIASTSEIYGDPLVHPQSEDYYGNVNTIGPRGVYDEAKRFQESLTMAYHRFHGIETRIVRIFNTYGPRMRLNDGRVIPAFIGQSLRGENLTVFGDGTQTRSFCYVDDQIEGIYRLLLSDYSQPVNIGNPDELTINDFAEEIIKLTGTDQKIVYKKLPKDDPMQRQPDITRAKDILGWQPAVSREEGMRITYNYFKNLSKEDLLKKEHKDFSKHNRK
- a CDS encoding DUF6909 family protein, with the protein product MYITMRHLFNRGFYKPMGVSGETLREGLLALRPEIYGSVAEDKAELNGLLYVLERLPLGIEQCRYINLTSDEGYGNSHFQPIVPPKRRRNCYRIDEEQMNIEITRGRSEIYDILTHLTFLFIESHKIMRRVVIDEDGSVTRDWKKLEAVVLSKEEIDKSEREVALTHAANILGRTFYEVSTIYPKFSTRDNPEQFLHIIYWMGKLAIEETVNNDKRIITFSPILRERLGHHIHGEVWADKIKKSLVESDLVQRPIHIISANMHSVMNTLYAPLALKNEIKKKDILQVYEMLSDSSSGNVRQKVSKMALSNGMRFLEDESGTNIDVQIFDTAMLEEGFRNENFKSLKEEEKPVIIVMDYAFGEQAYETMDELLKPYILDGEEIKMNVRSVSIMGKAGILEGGKGDIMIPSAHIFEGTADNYPFKNELKKDDLEGHGIKVVDGSMITVLGTSLQNRDILKFFHDSTWNVSGLEMEGVHYQKAIQAASKLRKSIAEDVQVRYAYYASDNPLETGSTLASGGLGTTGVKPTYLITEKILEQIFNS
- a CDS encoding glycosyltransferase family 9 protein, with the translated sequence MSTKNQHIPKVNREKSAHILAIRLSAMGDVAMTVPVIRTFMSTYPNCKITFLTRPFFAPMFKGIPNVEIYEADVKGEHNGVMGLGRLARELRNHEIEMVADLHNVLRSNVLKSVFYLFGIPVKQIDKGRSEKKKLTREDHKLFRELKSTHQRYADVFAEMGFPLDFKAHVFPEKHQIPAKISEIISQSSKKWLGIAPFAQHDSKVYPADLMEEVLKKLNTENNTQIFLFGGGNAETKKLQSWENQFENCVSIAGLLSFEEELALISNLDAMLSMDSGNGHMAAMYGVPVISIWGVTHPFAGFKPFGQSLENSLIPDLEKFPKIPTSIYGNKYPEGYEYAIRTITPAMVVDKIHSVL
- a CDS encoding M23 family metallopeptidase; translation: MSKKKKNRKKFTKKLLHKYRMVILNEDTFEERYSLKLTRLNIFVFVTTSAILLVAATTFIIAFTPLREYIPGYSSPKLKEQAAHLAYRTDSLQNVLKLNNQFLGSIKGVLSGDFQSSNLNKDSIIKFSQDNPEVEVIPPSRADSLLREEVALEDKYNILPGATDNIDFSLFPPVKGNISEGYNAEDKHYAVDVVVARNSPIKSVAEGRVIFSEWTTETGYVIIIKHDYGLISVYKHNASLTKEQGDFVKAGEVVATAGSTGEYTTGPHLHFELWNEGNPVNPTDYIDFE